ACCGGGACAATGTAAACGGGTATTGCGTCTTACCCTGGAAGGGCTCAATACGGACGATATCGCGGCCGCCATGGACCTGTCTGCCCAGACGGTGCGGAATACCCGCGTAAGGGCCATGGAAATGCTCAGGAAACGCCTGGCGCATTGTGCGGTGGCCATCACCCTACTCTCTATTTTGGTCGAAAAGGCCGGTTTGTAGTAAATTTTTATCCCTTTTTTCTATTCCGAATGGTTGGTCCCGTTCGGTCATTTGTTTTTTAAGTAGAGTCCCTAGGGAAATGTGACTAGGGAACGGATTCTCTCATGTCTTACACGTAACAAGGGGGAAGTGTCTACTTTCCCCTTCCTTTATCAATTTTAGGTTAAGGAACCCCTTCCCCAGGGGTTATGGCCCTAAAATTGCCCTGCCTCCATCATTCCTAACAAAGGTTAGTTCTTAATTATCAAATTGTTACGGGGATAACGTATGAAAAACTTTTTCGTTGCCCCGATGGGTTAAAGTTTCTTGGTTGAGTGTTTTTATTATAGCGCCCTACGTATTTGTACCTAGGTACAAATACGCAAAAAATGGGCTGTGGTTTGAATGGACCGATTGGACGATATTAACGAGAAAGACCTGTTTAGCCTCTTCCGGGCAGCCCAGCTGGTCGCAAGGTATAAAGAGGGGCTTCTTTCCAGGGCAGAGTCGGATGACCTCCAGCAATGGCTGGACGTCTCCCCCAGGCACCGGGAATGGTTTGATGAGCTTCTTGATCAGGAGGAGCGTTTTTCCCGCAAACTCGATGTATTTAAGGACCTCAACGCCGATACAGAAAGGGCACTGAAGGAAGTCATGGCCAAGGCGGGTATGGCGCCGGTTATGGCTCAGTCTAAAACCGTAAGGTACACACCTTGGGTTGCCGGCATTGCTGCCTCGGTTCTCTTATTGCTGGGTGGGTTTGCGCTCTATCGATACTGGCCGGCACACCAGGTGGCACCCCAGGTTGCTGCAGTCGTTAACGACATCCTCCCGGGGCAAGATAAGGCCACCCTTACCCTCGACGGTAAAACGATCGTACTTGATCGCAGCCACGAAGGCCTGATTGCCCAGCCGGTTGCTGGTAATTCAATCAAGAATAACGGAGGACTTTTATCCTATAAGGCTGAATCTACGACGTCAGAACTGCATTATAATACGGTGACAACCGGTCGGGGAGGGCAATATAAACTTGTCCTCTCCGACGGCACCAAGGTCTGGCTCGACGCCGCTAGCTCCCTACACTTCCCCACCGCTTTCGCCGGATCGAGCCGCGAGGTGGATCTTACCGGCCAGGCCTATTTCGAGGTCGCTCATCACAAGGAACCCTTTATCGTACATACCGCCAAGGCCGACATTCAGGACCTGGGAACGGCTTTTAACGTCAATACCTATACAGAGGAAGGCGCCGCCCAGTATACGCTTGTTCAGGGATCGATCAGGGTGGCACCTACGGTTGGCGGTAGCCATGTCCTGGTTCCCGGTCAACGGGCGCTTGTCCTGGACGGAGGCGGTATCGAGATCCAGAATCATGTCGACCTCGACGAGATCACTGCCTGGACCAAAGACCTGTTCGTGTTCGACCATACCGACTTGAAAACCGGAATGCGGGAAATCGCCCGCTGGTATGACATAGACATCGTTTATGAAGGAGACTTGGGTGATAAGAAGCTGGAGGGTACAGCACCTAGGAACGAAAACCTAAGTGTCCTTGTCCGGCTCTTAAACCTCAGCGGCATTCCTTGTAAACTGGTAGATAAAAAACTGATTGTTGAGAGGCCCTAATCCAATGTAGCTTTTATTTTGAGGATACCCTATCCCATCCGTTGCCATCATGCCAGGACTTGCCGCTAGCTCACCAGGAAAAACATTTCATGATTGGCGCTATGTGATTAGCAAACTATGAACATCAAAGGACGCTGACCCGACACAAAAAGGCCGCAGGTACTTCTACTACCCACGGCCGGTATGTTCCGGGTTAACCAAAATTTTACATCCGAATCAGGAAGTACGTCATTTTATTGTTAACGCCAAAACAAGGCTAAATTATGAAATTGTTTTTACCCAAGCAATTGGTGTTGTGCATGAAACTAACTGTTGTTTTACTCGTGGCTTTCTGTATACAGGTTAGTGCCCGGGGATATTCCCAGGGGAAGATTAATTTGTCGTATAAGGATGCGCCACTGGAGAAGGTTTTGAAAGACATATCGAAGCAGTCTGGGTACTATCTGTGGATGGATCCGACGCTTTCGGAGTATAAGAGACCTGTGAGTATTCGACTTACAGATGTGTCTCTGACGGAGGCGATGGAGGCGAGCTTAAAAGGGACTAATTTGACGTATGCCATTACCGAGGCGCGTTATCTGGTTGTTAGTAAAAAAAAGGAAGAGGCAGTGCAAAATAACGCTGCGCTTGGTCCTGGTCCGGCGAAGGTTCAATTGGTGGGGAAGATTACAGATGAAGGGGGGGGGAGTATTTCGGCTGCGACCATTATGGTAAAGGGGACAAGGATTATTATTTCTGCGAATGAGAATGGGGATTTTAGTTTAGATGGGATAGATAATGATGCGGTGCTA
This region of Dinghuibacter silviterrae genomic DNA includes:
- a CDS encoding FecR family protein, with the protein product MDRLDDINEKDLFSLFRAAQLVARYKEGLLSRAESDDLQQWLDVSPRHREWFDELLDQEERFSRKLDVFKDLNADTERALKEVMAKAGMAPVMAQSKTVRYTPWVAGIAASVLLLLGGFALYRYWPAHQVAPQVAAVVNDILPGQDKATLTLDGKTIVLDRSHEGLIAQPVAGNSIKNNGGLLSYKAESTTSELHYNTVTTGRGGQYKLVLSDGTKVWLDAASSLHFPTAFAGSSREVDLTGQAYFEVAHHKEPFIVHTAKADIQDLGTAFNVNTYTEEGAAQYTLVQGSIRVAPTVGGSHVLVPGQRALVLDGGGIEIQNHVDLDEITAWTKDLFVFDHTDLKTGMREIARWYDIDIVYEGDLGDKKLEGTAPRNENLSVLVRLLNLSGIPCKLVDKKLIVERP